The Rosa rugosa chromosome 1, drRosRugo1.1, whole genome shotgun sequence genomic sequence TCTTCTATTTCTTGAGGTTTTGGAGTAGTAAGCACATAGACCACCTTCAGGCTTGAAAGTAGGAAATGCAATTTCTTTTGCCATCGTCTGAAATTTGCTCCATCAAAACGATCAAGTTTAACAAAGTTTGCAGTAAACTCCTTCAAAGATGCCATAGCAGATAATAAAGTCTAAAGATTGTTGAGTTTAAGTGTCTGTGGGTTATGGCTAGTGAAGGAAAATGCTTCAAAGGCACGTATGAATTTACGCTTTCCTTTAGACTTTATTTGCCCCACAACAAGTGTGCAAAGGGGTTTGATCAAATAAGCCTTTAGGATACAATGAAGCCTAGCAATCCTGCTATTGTTGATCGGCGTCTTGCACTTACGAAGATCAACCAAACACTCAATTGAAAGTTACAAGAGGCTCAAGGTTTCTGGAAACTAAAACTGCAGCTTATAATTTCCAGATTTGTTTTGTATAGTAGGGAAGTAATGGATTGGAGGAACTGCAAGAATAAAGCAGAGAGTATCTCAAGATATAGGAAAATAAAGTTATCTATTTAATCTGCAGGTAtcacccctttatatagggatgtATATGCCTCTTCAATTAATTGGGATAACCCTTCCGTAAGGGTGGCAACCTTTCATTTatgaaagatgatgattaaagcATGAAATTAATATCCCAAGAAGTCACCAGTAGAAGTTAACAAGTTAACAacgtttgcttcatttaaacaACAGATTGGTGCTTGTGAAGCAACACAATGCTTCACCAATATAACTGTCTAGCTGCTTCCTATATCTGAGATcctttttgaaatttgaattgtGGTGATCAGTCACAATTCAATTTATCTTCCTTATAATTTGAAAACTATTCTAACAGTTCGTTGTGTGCACAACtcttggaagaagaaattagtgcaaAATTCTAGGGAAGTTAAGAGGAaggaataaaatcagaaaatactaGAGAGAAATAAGGGATGTATCCGGTCACTATTCAAGGGAAAagatatcagaaaattcaagaCTCTATCATGAGAATATCAaggaaatttggaggagaaatcacctctagatgattggccatgattgcatcacaagagaggaggattccactataaatagcagcAATTCTTGAAGCCAAAAACACCACTTCTCCCATAATTCTACAcaccaaaaattctctccattttctAGTCTTCAagagctctgcgtctcaaccaaggaggaggagaagtcatgcaatacatcgaGATCCTAACCGCCATCCACCTTTGTGTTGTCCCTAgcagattgcttgctttcaaggatcttcgagttcttcgtctcaaggctttgtcattcatctttcacggtgtatttcatactttcttttgttttatccgtagagttatgaattctagttaacatgacgttaagggcaaagtttaaagcccgtttatatgttttgaaataaagttgtgatttctatatgttgaattctatgttgcttatgtgtgaggttgcttgattgattttggattacagaaaacttttgcatgtgtatgttctttggtggccaacttaggatatatgcatgtaattggtgctagatttaggtaaacaattcacctaatagttttgtgaacctatatcataagtagtaaaggctttggacaaaagtcgaaatcaattaaggaggattgcaaatagatgaactttttcatactaggttgtgcactttggtcgACATcgtttctttgttcttcatgcattgaatgtgttcttgagtagctagctttctagactatgattgcatgttcaataggattaatttaggtgctttcacttagattaattattcaaggaaagtaaaaaatgggaaatcgtttgcttattaacgtttcacatggtcaacttctttctcatgacatagaagatCAACTATAGGATTTATGATTGGATTTcatgcatatgattgtggttttgatctttgttccttgcgttccacctttgtatatgtgtttttacattttctttattttatttattttaatttttgattttaaaatCCTAAAATCCCCCCTCTTTacgttaacttgtatatatcttcattctttgttttatttttgtaaataatagtttatacttatattaattctttatttgtttatgcaattacaggtgtaccctcaatctagaacgatccctacttattctatattgacaactacattttgcagggttaaattgcgcgcttgtttTTAGCGTACCAACTACATCTTTTTTTTGGTCTACACTTAACCCCACTCCATCAGTATATCATTCTTCCAGGCTCCAGCAGTGGCTTtttgacgcagtcggaagtaacggggtttacaagcaataaaccccaAGAAGAtaaatctggagtccaccagagaataTGAGAAAATtctctcattttattaaatttgatatgataaactgatcctaatacaaaacatgatggtgcttatataggcatccaagaCCTAAAATCATAATccaacaagaaatcctaaagaatccaaatttaaaaggaaactaaaaacctaaaataaaagaattctaaaacaaatgtaaaactagcctaaaaatattaaatcccgaatcggataattaagacggtatattttggcctaaatctgataggggctcactaaagtgagtcttgaagatcttgtcgttcccattctggaaaggtatcatgcgtctcaaacggacattctggccaaaatttactccaatctgattcacaatccagaacctgacttttcgcacgatttcccgaaaagtccaaaaccaaattttcttggatattgcagtggctagtaacctcattatgcgtgaattacctattttccaatcactcttcttgattccacgcctcttctttatttttctagttttccggctaaaccaggcccattctcgtcctacatcattctcctccactatgaaagaactcgctctcgagttcctcttgaataaagAACAAGAATAGGTAGATAAAAGACctgagaaaaaattagacaattgaACCTGTAGATTATTGGCCTTATCCTCTACAAATTTTTATGGCACAATCATGAAGCCAACACCATAGATGTGTTTGTCATATGAACTTTGGCTATCATAGGCAACCTTAGTAGATTCTTCTTGGATCTTAAAGTTGCATTCTTGAATGACATCTGGTTCTGAATGGTTTATTTCAGGCTCCAAGACTTCTTCATTATTAATAACAATGCCTACATaagcaatttcatctttaacctcTTCTTGGTCATCATGGATGAATTCTTGTGGAGCTTCttccattagaaattcttctggcttttcttcaattaaactattaatctcaaGAGGCAAAGAAAACTTGAACTCTAACTTCTTCTCGAAAACCTTAGGAGGATAATTCTTGATTGAAAAATCTCTAGGCAGAAATTTTTCTGTATGAAGACCTTTCATCTTCCGCCATGTCTGAACACGCTCTTTTCCTTGCCTCTGACgagaactctgcaactgatcccACCAATAAGCAGCATCTTTCTTTAGCTTCCGAGAAGCCATCTTAACTTGCTTATTCTCCGGGACATCTGTTAGATTGAAGAACCTCTCAACCTCAAGAAGCCAATCTAGGAATTCCTCCGCGCTCATGTAACCAGAAAAGTAAGGAATATCAATCTTGGTTCTGAGATCTTGGGAATCATGATCAACATCACCTCCACTACCATGTGGAGCCGTAGCACGTTGTCCTTTCCCGCCTCTGTTACAATTGTTGTTGTTCCTTCCTTCCAACAACCCACAAAATTCTGCCATTTGAGCGTTCATGGCAGCAATCTGAGCATTCATGGCAGCAGTCATTTGAGCAATCATCTGAGCGGTAAGGGCATCCAAATCCGCTCTTGTAATTGGGGTAGTACGTTCGTCACCCATGGATAATTGAGGTAAATAAGAGAGACAGGaaagacctgctctgataccacctgacgcagttGGAAGTAACAGGGTTTACAaacaataaaccctaaaaagataaatctggagtccaccagagaataTGAGAAAAATctaatgatgtaggacgagaatgggcttGGTTTAGCtggaaaactagaaaaataaagaagaggcgtggaatcaagaagagtgattggaaaatagataattcacgcataatgaggttactagccgctgcaatatccaagaaaatttggttttggacttttcgggtttctcgtgcgaaaagtcaggttctggattgtgaatcagattggagTAAATTTTGGCCAGAATTCCGTTTGAGATACATGATacatttccaaaatggaaaggacaagatcttcaagactcactttagtgagcccctatcagatttaggccaaaatataccgtcttaattatccgattcgggatttaatatttttaggctagttttacatttgttttagaattcttttattttaggtttttagtttccttttaaatttggattctttaggatttcttgttggATTATGATTTTAGGtcttggatgcctatataagcaccatcatgttttgtattaggatcagtttatcatatcaaatttaataaaatgagagatttttctcATATTCTCTGGTAGACTCCAGATttatctttttagggtttattgcttgtaaactccgttacttccgactgcgtcaggaatattaaatcccgaagcctaaaaatattaaatcccgaatcggataattaagacggtatattttggcctaaatctgataggggctcactaaagtgagtcttgaagatcttgtcgttcccattctggaaaggtatcatgcgtctcaaacggacattctgaccaaaatttactccaatctgattcacaatccagaacctgacttttcgcacaagaatcccgaaaagtccaaaaccaaattttcttggatattgtagcggctagtaacctcattatgcgtgaattacctattttccaatcactcttcttgattccacgcctcttctttatttttctagttttccggctaaaccaggcacattctcgtcctacatcacttTTAGTAACTGGAAATTGTAAAATTGGCTTGGACTAATTAGCAGAAGTAAGCAGTCATTATAGGGACCCTATCTCATATCATGTTTCTGTTAAACCGAGAACTGAACAAAGCAACATAAGCTACCTTGTAGTAAGAATACATAGGTTCTGATAAAACTCAGCAATTTACATTTCCTAGAGTTTACTTAAATTACTTAACATCAAATTCAGGTAGAGCCATGAAGGGCAGGCAAACATTCAAGCAAAATCTCAGCTGCATGCTCCAATTCTGGCTTAGAGATGATCAACGGCGGCACAAGTCTGAGGACATTTCCTTTTCCAGCTGTTATTATCAGAAGACCAGAATTCCTACAGGCATCCACAAGCGGTGAAGCAGATACGTCCAGCTCTACTCCAACAATGAGCCCCAAACCCCGTACTTCTCTCACATGTGGATTTGTGCCCAGCttctttgtcagcacttctttGAAGTACTGACCTTTCTCTGAGACGCTTCTGAGAAACTCAGGCTTGGAAATTTTGTCCAAGACTGCAAGGGCAGCATTGCAGATAAGGGGCCCCCCAGCAAAAGTGCTTCCATGTTCTCCATACTTCATTGAAGCAGCAACCTTTTCAGTCACTAATACAGCTCCTATGGGAAGTCCTCCTGCAAGAGGCTTGGCCAGAGTCATTATATCTGGGAATACACCATAAGCTTCATGCGCCCAGAGATAACCAGTTCGACCCAACCCACATTGAACCTAGGAATACAATAAATATTATTTGTCAGAATTGCACTTATGAATATCCCAAAGTATATACATTTAGCAAATTATTCTAGAAACGTAAGCAGATAATTCTCTCTGCCATGCAAAGATTTAAAATCCCAGTTcatatttctttctttgttaaACGATTCCATAATCGACCAAATAAAACTGTATGCTCACTTGGGCAAGTTACTTATTAGATCTGAAAATGTGACCAGAATCCAAATGTTTGTCACATGCAGAAGCCTTCACAAACTTCTCATTTGGTTTATATAAACTTGAACAGGGCAAATAATTATGACAAATAACTCGAGGCAGGCATAAATATTACCACATATGATTGATCCCTTCAAAGCCATAGTCTATTTCCATATCAATCTTGAGAATTCAAAATTCCATCATGAGACAACTAGCTTAATATCCAGACCTCTAGACTCCCAAATTAAATGGACAATGATGAGACCGGCCAAGTAGCACACAAAGGTAGTCAGTTTTCCCATGCATTTCATTTGTAGGTATATGTGTTCCTAAGTTGGGCAGTAGCATAATGGATTTGAAATATCAATATGAACCATTAGTTGGAACAACTTAATTTATAAGTTATAAGTTTCTGTTAACAAGCATATATTTCTTTCAATttattctctcttctttctttcttacaaCAAGAAAAGGCATACCAAAACAGAACTCTTCAGTTTCCATATGCAATATGCCATGTGCCAaattttgaccaaaagaaaCAGTGTGTAAACAGACAAATATCTATCTGAAAGAGTATTTTACCTCATCAAAGACCAGAAGAGAACCTGAATCATCACAAGCACCACGCAAGGATTGCAAAAATTCTTTAGTTGCACTATTTATCCCACCTTCACCCTGGATAGGTTCAACAAACACAGCAGCGATTTTGCCAGATTTAATTAGCTTTCTTGCAGCTTGTACATTTCCATAATCTAAGAAAGTGACTCCAGGCATGAGAGGCTCAAATGGTGATCGGTAATGCTCTTTACTAGTCAAAGCCACGGACCCCATCGTCCTCCCATGGAAGCTGTTAGTGAAAGAAATGAATTCTGTTGCAGGCTCTTTCTTCTCAGGGTTTGAAAATCTTTGGAACTTTCTTGCAAATTTTATGGCAGCTTCATTTGCTTCAGTTCCGGAGTTTGAGAAAAAGACACGGTCAGCAAAGGAGCAAGCCACCAGCCGTTTTGCCAGCTCCACCTGCAACAACAACCTCCATTTTCCTGAGCCAGTttttggacaaaaaaaaaaacaaaaaaagcatATAGAAGCTATGATGCATATGTACTTTACCATTACCATCTTTCACTATATCCCATTACAAATGTTCTTCCCTCATAAACAAAGCCAAAGCCGTTTAAGCACAAAATTGTGACAATTGCTTTAATCATACCTACCCTATTACAAAATAAAACCAGAGTGTATAGAAGATCAAATGTATGTAATGCTTGAACTTTGCTACTAATCATACATCTAAGCCAACATTTTTCACACCAATAAGCTAGCAAGTACATAACTCAATAGCTAAACCCAAACCATTACTTATTAATCACTATCACTATTCACTATGTAGTAACATACATATGTTATTGTACTGAAAAGTGTCTAAAAATTAGATAGGAAAAAagaagcccaaaaaaaaaaaactaataatgTAACCTGGGGAATGGAATAGTAGACATTGCTGACATGGGTGAGCACATGGGCTTGCTCTGTAACGGCCCGTATCCAATCCGGATCCCCATGTCCAAGCGCATTGACAGCAATCCCAGACATCAAGTCCAAATACTCTCGCCCTTCAGGATCGTACAATTTACATCCTTTGCCACTGGCGATCACCACCGGTGGTCTATTGTACGTCCCCACCATAACCCTCTTCTCCGCCTCCATCACCTCCTGGCTCCCCACCGCCGCCGGCACGTTTTGATCCACGTTAAGACACCCACGTGGCGTCACCCCAGTGGTCCATATGCGGGGGCTCCGTTTTCCCGCGAAAACTGGGGTGTTTAGGAGCTGGAGAGAGGTCATCGTGGTTTTTGCGTTTCTTGGAATCGCAGATTTATATGGAGATTGCGGTGAGATGGGAATGTTGTGATGGAGGAAATGATAAGTGAGGAACGAATTGGGTTGTGGGTGAAAGGTGAATGAGTTGGATTTGAATGTGGGAGGAAACGGAGGTGGTATATGGGAGCGTGGGGCTTAAGCAGTAGGAAACTTTGAGGTCTGAAGGTGCAAGCATCTGCATCTGGAATTATGAGTTGAAATGCTTCAAAGAGAGAATGGAATTGAGGGAATGAGAGCGGGTCTCATTCGGGTTGCAGTTGAATCACTTATATGTGTCACTGTGTGATGGTCGACTTATTTTATACGTGTACGCTTCTAAgaacattattattatttttttttgtagaggTCTAAGTGCAATTTATTGAGAGGCAAGaacaaaaatagaaattatATAAGAAAATTGTGGGGAGCAAGTTTAAATCCTGTCAAACACGCCAGGCCGCCCCGATTAAGGTGGTCcgttgtagagagagagagagagagagagagagagagagagaattaaggTAGTCCAGTTCAGGTCATGCTTGGACCGGCCAACCAAATAATTGGGTCGAAACATTATATTCTGCTAGACCGACTTCGTATTAAGTCAATAAATAATTCATGTGCGAGTGTGCGACCTAAACTTATTTTTGAGCGAAAATTtctattttattaatatttagggtccttgacctaaagcaccaaaataaacaaaaattatcccacttatcccaacaacagatttttatccTACTAACCCAATTTGtagtaaaatgacaattctgTCCTCCACTTAATTAAACAACTACTTTATgccactctctccctctcttccatccgatctctctctctctgtatacTGTTTCTGCAAAGGATGAGGAGCCGGAGCCGATTTcgctcacctctctctctcgtcgGAGTTGGACAGACGACGTTGCTCAGTTGGGATCTCCGTGCTCGACGATGGCCTCCCGAAGAAGGACAGCTCCCGACGATTTCGGTGACCGGCAACAGAGGAAGAGGATCCACGAGGAGTACGAGCGTCACCGGAAGCAGCTCCACGATCTCTGCGTTGCCATCAAGGCCGACTCCGTCTCTGACTTCAAACTTGGTTCGCACCGTGAAAAAATTCAAGGCTAACTTTGGAGGAGAGATTGCTGCGCTGGAGACTTCTTCTGATTACGGACTGGATTCCAAAGTCCACAGACACCTGACTTGATCTTGCACCAATTCCAGACTTCATAATGGTAATTAGTTTAATATTCTATCAaaattctctttaatttgaaTTATGAAATCTTACTTCATGGTGCAGATGGTTAAAGATCGAAGTCTTTGACTCTCAATTATGAATAAGGACAAAAGAGTACTGGGTGGTGGGTCATTTGCGTTTTTAGATGAATTGGTTAGCTAGTGGGAGGCTTTCTTTTGCTAAAGCTCTCAGACTCAGTGAACGAATAATGGAGGTTCAGCAAAGAAGGATTTTCTGTCTTTATCTTAATATTTAATTGCTTCTTCTACTCTCTATAAGAAAACATGTCCGATATTTATAGACTTGCTTGTTTGACTGGAAGCATTTTGAAAATGCTAAGGCCATGTCCTTCCtctttcttatatatatatatatatatatatatatgttcttttttggtaaaatgagggcaaaaaaaaaaattaaaaaaaatgttttattgtctcccaatagacatctattggggagcaatagacggctattgggaggcaatagatgttttgaattgatgtaatctccttgtttttttttctgtaatcaaagttttgtttgtctaaatttagggagattagttcccattctggcgactgaaagtcctattggggggcactagacgtctattggggagcaatacatGGCTAgtaggtctattggggggcaatacatgactgatcgtcgtctattggggggcaatagacgtctattgggggcaaaaaaaccggtgagattttcagcaaattccggtagGTGGCGGcaagtgaccggattccggtggcTGGTGACCGGATGAttggaatccggcggccggtgaccgggctccggcgaagtctcctatagtttatctctctctaagtttcaaaagggtgagggtaaaatggtattaaaaaaaaattaaaaaacaaaaaaaaaatcttaatggggtattagggaagtcctccttagagtgttttgggtaagagcaagttcactggGCATCCTATtgcccgggcaccacgtcaAAAGCAGCAGCTGGGTCACCATGGAGTGACTATTCATGATTCCACCGGTGTTGGGGCAAAACCACAGTGGGAG encodes the following:
- the LOC133725031 gene encoding acetylornithine aminotransferase, mitochondrial — encoded protein: MTSLQLLNTPVFAGKRSPRIWTTGVTPRGCLNVDQNVPAAVGSQEVMEAEKRVMVGTYNRPPVVIASGKGCKLYDPEGREYLDLMSGIAVNALGHGDPDWIRAVTEQAHVLTHVSNVYYSIPQVELAKRLVACSFADRVFFSNSGTEANEAAIKFARKFQRFSNPEKKEPATEFISFTNSFHGRTMGSVALTSKEHYRSPFEPLMPGVTFLDYGNVQAARKLIKSGKIAAVFVEPIQGEGGINSATKEFLQSLRGACDDSGSLLVFDEVQCGLGRTGYLWAHEAYGVFPDIMTLAKPLAGGLPIGAVLVTEKVAASMKYGEHGSTFAGGPLICNAALAVLDKISKPEFLRSVSEKGQYFKEVLTKKLGTNPHVREVRGLGLIVGVELDVSASPLVDACRNSGLLIITAGKGNVLRLVPPLIISKPELEHAAEILLECLPALHGST